A part of Acropora palmata chromosome 8, jaAcrPala1.3, whole genome shotgun sequence genomic DNA contains:
- the LOC141889303 gene encoding uncharacterized protein LOC141889303, which produces MVQRHTRCSKNYCLRKKQNESDLRCRFHFPFQPCTSTKLEFEPIHTKDGNAKYKAKIVTHRNDSRLNNHQRLQLQGWRANCDIQVVVDYHACVEYLAKYASKGEPRSPILKQAFNSIMHTCKNSSNPTKLIKKVIMKSLGQRDFSAQETMHHLMSLKLVRSSFNVIPISLDVSRRIKTNTFDGSITTNDSLLDVYANCEKYAETIPDIVTLNFIDFASKYKLVNKKLITQPQNTIPRVFPVFSSNPKGPNFSLYCKYQLLRYKPWQATQENAWDNQPGSDKIYITSWKAFLQTKYAKQHVPDWFEKLQTLQNLSENDTDSEDFSEQLPQREEWMHLADLIPGSLVNTNEQISQPDYNSYDWQNDKCKYAHHIIREMPSWIKSKQDTFLVALPQQNVSISTFSDMQAHAYNIIRKHSEKAFPKDPLFLIVNGVAGTGKSYLINAIRNLLRTSCAVTATTGKAAYNINGCTIHSLLKLPVGTRGNKELTARALVRLQNNLKRIAYIIIDEYSMLGQTMLGWIDRRCRQATGISDEVFGHLSLILFGDPAQLPPVADRPLYHSKPTSSIGEQGHLAYLMFTNVIKLSVNQRVQGSNQEQSQFRELLMRLRTGECTEQDWKLLLTRQPTNAPNLVEFQDATRLYFSNEEVANYNVEKLSALQHPIACVNARHSSDLAKKASPDEMAGLEPCIFLAKGAHVMLTLNLWTAVGLCNGATGTVIDFIYADNQRPPDLPEAVIVKFDNYRGPSITESISSCVPICPITVSSQTLDGLHERQQLPLKLAWAITIHKSQGLTPPKAWIDIGQTERTAGISYVAISRVRTLPSCIIEPMTFERLKSIKKSASLKFRIEEEERLNELAEQTSQIK; this is translated from the coding sequence ATGGTACAAAGGCACACTCGTTGCAGTAAAAATTATTGTCttagaaaaaaacagaatgaATCAGATCTCAGGTGTaggtttcattttccatttcaacCTTGCACCAGTACAAAGCTAGAATTTGAACCTATTCATACAAAAGATGGAAATGCCAAATACAAGGCAAAAATAGTAACACATCGAAATGACAGTAGGCTCAATAATCATCAACGTCTCCAGCTGCAAGGCTGGAGGGCAAACTGTGACATTCAGGTGGTTGTTGATTATCATGCATGTGTTGAATACCTTGCGAAATATGCATCTAAAGGAGAACCAAGGTCACCAATATTAAAGCAGGCTTTTAATTCTATAATGCACACTTGCAAGAACAGCAGTAACCCTACAAAACTAATTAAAAAAGTGATCATGAAGTCACTTGGCCAACGCGATTTTTCTGCACAAGAGACAATGCATCATCTTATGTCACTAAAACTTGTCAGGTCATCCTTTAATGTGATACCGATCAGTCTGGATGTTTCTCGCAGAATCAAAACTAATACTTTTGATGGCAGTATTACAACAAATGACTCACTGCTGGatgtttatgcaaattgtGAAAAATATGCAGAAACTATTCCAGATATAGTTACGCtaaattttattgattttgcCTCTAAATATAAACTTGTAAACAAAAAGCTAATAACTCAGCCCCAAAACACCATTCCAAGAGTTTTCCCAGTTTTTTCTTCCAATCCAAAAGGGCCAAATTTTAGCCTTTACTGTAAATATCAGTTGCTCAGATACAAACCCTGGCAGGCCACACAGGAAAATGCTTGGGACAATCAACCAGGCTCTGACAAAATATACATTACTTCATGGAAAGCATTCCTTCAAACAAAATATGCTAAACAGCATGTACCTGATTggtttgaaaaactgcaaactTTACAAAATCTGTCAGAAAATGACACAGATTCAGAGGACTTCTCAGAACAACTGCCACaacgtgaagaatggatgcaTTTAGCTGATCTTATACCTGGGTCTTTAGTTAACACAAATGAACAAATATCTCAGCCTGATTATAATAGTTATGACTGGCAAAATGACAAGTGCAAGTATGCACACCACATAATACGAGAAATGCCTTCCTGGATAAAGTCTAAACAGGATACATTTTTAGTTGCATTGCCTCAACAAAATGTTAGCATTAGTACTTTTAGTGATATGCAGGCACATGCATACAACATAATAAGGAAACATTCCGAAAAAGCTTTTCCAAAAGATCCATTGTTTCTCATCGTAAACGGAGTTGCTGGAACAGGCAAAAGTTATCTCATCAATGCCATTCGAAATTTACTCAGAACATCTTGCGCAGTGACTGCCACCACTGGCAAAGCTGCCTATAACATAAATGGCTGTACAATCCATTCCTTACTAAAACTTCCAGTTGGCACAAGAGGCAACAAGGAGTTGACTGCTCGGGCACTTGTGAGATTACAAAACAACCTGAAACGTATTGCTTATATTATAATCGATGAATACTCTATGCTAGGACAAACAATGCTTGGCTGGATTGATAGACGCTGCAGGCAAGCAACAGGCATAAGTGATGAAGTTTTCGGTCACTTGTCACTAATATTATTTGGTGATCCTGCTCAATTACCGCCTGTAGCTGACAGACCATTATACCATTCTAAACCTACCAGTTCTATAGGTGAACAAGGTCATTTAGCTTACCTCATGTTTACCAATGTTATAAAATTGTCAGTGAACCAAAGAGTTCAAGGTTCAAACCAAGAGCAAAGTCAGTTTAGAGAACTACTCATGCGCCTGCGTACAGGAGAGTGCACTGAACAAGATTGGAAACTTCTCTTGACTCGACAGCCTACCAATGCACCAAACTTGGTTGAATTTCAAGATGCCACAAGGCTGTATTTTAGCAATGAAGAAGTTGCAAATTATAACGTAGAAAAATTGTCAGCACTTCAACACCCAATAGCATGTGTCAATGCACGTCATTCAAGTGATTTAGCTAAGAAAGCTAGCCCTGATGAGATGGCAGGATTAGAGCCTTGtatttttcttgcaaaagGTGCACATGTTATGCTTACTTTGAATTTATGGACAGCTGTCGGGCTTTGCAATGGTGCAACTGGAACTGTAATAGACTTCATTTATGCGGACAATCAGCGACCTCCTGACTTGCCTGAGGCCGTTATCGTGAAATTTGACAACTACCGAGGTCCTTCAATTACCGAGTCTATTTCATCATGTGTACCTATATGCCCAATAACAGTTAGTTCTCAAACCCTTGATGGATTGCATGAGCGACAGCAACTCCCTTTAAAATTGGCTTGGGCAATAACAATACACAAGAGCCAAGGACTAACCCCTCCAAAGGCATGGATTGACATTGGTCAAACTGAAAGAACTGCTGGAATTTCATATGTAGCAATTAGCAGAGTGAGAACACTTCCTTCTTGTATTATTGAACCAATGACTTTTGAAAGGCTTAAAAGTATTAAAAAatcagctagtttaaaattcagaattgaagaagaagagagactTAATGAACTTGCAGAGCAAACAAgccaaataaaataa
- the LOC141889309 gene encoding uncharacterized protein LOC141889309 isoform X2: MMRQGSNMASEKKDITCFVHNVSPVKKSGATSYFHCHLQTDKDLIGSVCFATEKKETLDAMAAQRSPVKISNYNISNKYGRRDVVINRNTHITSTTADFPYKAQSDVTSIASLSKVAPQQLVAIKGKIAHLSATKTIVIQDFPVKKQEGYIVDPSGDIKIIFWGEHVDSVTPQSTYFFSNLRMKVSQNQRYLNTPKQDNLYTMKDAEPFKEKLPDVTEISTTTETIAEILGISSVTKYSSCCSCSKKVTIKGKIAVCDNCKMTKKSTNCSVKWTLRIHIQDSNQPRQKLQLHVYPDAVPKLFSICDLNANETTEDEITETVLNIDTVKVCFDTQTRKLVDIEKINV, from the exons ATG atGAGACAGGGATCTAATATGGCTTCAG aaaaaaaagacatcacTTGCTTTGTACATAACGTCTCACCAGTAAAAAAATCTGGAGCAACAAGCTACTTTCACTGCCACCTTCAGACAGACAAAGACCTCATTGGCAGTGTATGCTTTGCCACTGAGAAGAAGGAAACTCTTGATGCAATGGCTGCACAAAGATCACcagttaaaatttcaaattataACATCAGCAATAAGTATGGACGACGTGATGTTGTAATAAACAGGAACACACACATTACTTCAACAACAGCTGATTTTCCATACAAAGCACAGAGTGATGTCACATCAATTGCATCCTTGTCAAAAGTAGCACCACAACAGCTAGTGGCAATAAAAGGAAAGATAGCACATCTAAGTGCGACCAAAACTATAGTTATCCAAGATTTTCCTGTCAAAAAGCAGGAAGGCTATATAGTGGATCCATCTGGtgacataaaaattattttctgggGTGAGCATGTTGACAGCGTCACACCACAGTCCACCTACTTCTTCAGCAACCTGAGAATGAAAGTATCTCAGAATCAAAGGTACTTGAACACACCAAAACAAGACAACTTATACACCATGAAGGATGCTGAACCATTCAAAGAGAAACTACCTGATGTCACCGAAATCTCAACTACAACTGAAACGATTGCAGAAATCCTGGGAATAAGCAGCGTCACCAAGTACAGCTCCTGTTGTTCATGTTCCAAAAAAGTTACCATCAAGGGGAAAATTGCAGTCTGTGATAActgcaaaatgacaaaaaagtcAACCAACTGCAGTGTAAAGTGGACACTCAGGATACATATCCAAGACTCCAATCAGCCACGCCAGAAGCTTCAACTACACGTTTATCCAGATGCAGTGCCaaagttgttttcaatttgtgaCTTAAATGCAAACGAAACAACAGAAGATGAAATCACGGAAACTGTGTTAAACATAGACACAGTTAAAGTATGCTTTGACACGCAAACACGGAAACTTGTGgacattgaaaaaattaacGTTTAA
- the LOC141889309 gene encoding uncharacterized protein LOC141889309 isoform X1, with amino-acid sequence MTSHSRCAKDSASCNTKFFFANVGCWRRCGWSIAVYVWLENCGLRLVGELPTCGWRIAVFSMRQGSNMASEKKDITCFVHNVSPVKKSGATSYFHCHLQTDKDLIGSVCFATEKKETLDAMAAQRSPVKISNYNISNKYGRRDVVINRNTHITSTTADFPYKAQSDVTSIASLSKVAPQQLVAIKGKIAHLSATKTIVIQDFPVKKQEGYIVDPSGDIKIIFWGEHVDSVTPQSTYFFSNLRMKVSQNQRYLNTPKQDNLYTMKDAEPFKEKLPDVTEISTTTETIAEILGISSVTKYSSCCSCSKKVTIKGKIAVCDNCKMTKKSTNCSVKWTLRIHIQDSNQPRQKLQLHVYPDAVPKLFSICDLNANETTEDEITETVLNIDTVKVCFDTQTRKLVDIEKINV; translated from the exons ATGACGTCACATTCTCGTTGCGCAAAGGATTCTGCCTCGTGCAACACAAAGTTCTTCTTCGCGAACGTCGGGTGTTGGCGAAGGTGTGGTTGGAGTATTGCGGTTTACGTGTGGTTGGAGAATTGCGGTTTACGTTTGGTTGGAGAACTTCCTACGTGTGGTTGGAGAATTGCGGTTTTCTCG atGAGACAGGGATCTAATATGGCTTCAG aaaaaaaagacatcacTTGCTTTGTACATAACGTCTCACCAGTAAAAAAATCTGGAGCAACAAGCTACTTTCACTGCCACCTTCAGACAGACAAAGACCTCATTGGCAGTGTATGCTTTGCCACTGAGAAGAAGGAAACTCTTGATGCAATGGCTGCACAAAGATCACcagttaaaatttcaaattataACATCAGCAATAAGTATGGACGACGTGATGTTGTAATAAACAGGAACACACACATTACTTCAACAACAGCTGATTTTCCATACAAAGCACAGAGTGATGTCACATCAATTGCATCCTTGTCAAAAGTAGCACCACAACAGCTAGTGGCAATAAAAGGAAAGATAGCACATCTAAGTGCGACCAAAACTATAGTTATCCAAGATTTTCCTGTCAAAAAGCAGGAAGGCTATATAGTGGATCCATCTGGtgacataaaaattattttctgggGTGAGCATGTTGACAGCGTCACACCACAGTCCACCTACTTCTTCAGCAACCTGAGAATGAAAGTATCTCAGAATCAAAGGTACTTGAACACACCAAAACAAGACAACTTATACACCATGAAGGATGCTGAACCATTCAAAGAGAAACTACCTGATGTCACCGAAATCTCAACTACAACTGAAACGATTGCAGAAATCCTGGGAATAAGCAGCGTCACCAAGTACAGCTCCTGTTGTTCATGTTCCAAAAAAGTTACCATCAAGGGGAAAATTGCAGTCTGTGATAActgcaaaatgacaaaaaagtcAACCAACTGCAGTGTAAAGTGGACACTCAGGATACATATCCAAGACTCCAATCAGCCACGCCAGAAGCTTCAACTACACGTTTATCCAGATGCAGTGCCaaagttgttttcaatttgtgaCTTAAATGCAAACGAAACAACAGAAGATGAAATCACGGAAACTGTGTTAAACATAGACACAGTTAAAGTATGCTTTGACACGCAAACACGGAAACTTGTGgacattgaaaaaattaacGTTTAA